One Arvicanthis niloticus isolate mArvNil1 chromosome 13, mArvNil1.pat.X, whole genome shotgun sequence genomic window carries:
- the Tns2 gene encoding tensin-2 isoform X4, protein MERRWDLDLTYVTERILAAAFPAQPDEQRHRGHLRELAHVLQSKHRDKYLLFNLSEKRHDLTRLNPKVQDFGWPELHAPPLDKLCSICKAMETWLSADLQHVVVLYCKGNKGKLGVIVSAYMHYSKISAGADQVLATLTMRKFCEDKVATELQPSQRRYVGYFSGLLSGSIRMNSSPLFLHYVFVPVLPAFEPNTGFQPFLKIYQSMQLVYTSGVYRITGPGPQQLCISLEPALLLKGDVMVTCYHKGGQGTDRTLVFRVQFHTCTIHGPRLTFPKDQLDEAWADERFPFQASVEFVFSSSPEKVKGNTPRNDPSVSVDYNTTEPAVRWDSYENFNQHHEDSVDGALAHTRGPLDGSPYAQVQRVPRQTPPAPSPELPAPPMLSVSSDSGHSSTLTTEHTAESPGRPPPTAAERQELDRLLGGCGVASAGRGAGRETAILDDEEQPSVGGGLHLGMYSGHRPGLSRRCSCRQGFREPCGVPNGGYYRPEGTLERRRPPYGGYEGHPQGYTEASVEKRRLCRSLSEGPYPYAPELGKPANGDFGYRPAGYREVVILEDPGVPALCSCPACEEKLALPTAALYGLRLEREAGEGWSSEVGKPLLHPVRPGHPLPLLVPACGHHHAPMPDYGCLKPPKVGEEGHEGCSYALCPDGRYGHPGYPALVTYGYGGAVPSYCPAYGRAPHSCGSPSEGRGYPSPGAHSPRAGSVSPGSPPYLQSRKLGHEIPAEDGRDKYPLPEHLASTGPLASTESPEPSWRDGSSGHSTLPRSPRDAQCSASSELSGPSTPLHTSSPVQGKESTRRQDTTRSPCLAPTQRLSPGEALPSVVQGPSVVQGVTEKTPELLTNRPEPLGPSPFSQTSAPSSPNGWPQERSPGGHTNSASPRSPVPTTLPGLRHAPWQGPRGPSDSPDGSPLTPVPTQMPWLVGSPEPPQSSPTPAFPLATSYDANGPTQPPLPEKRHLPGSGQQPSPPARGTSQHVTFASPLPDVTQPPEHPLQENQSNVKFVQDTSKFWYKPHLSRDQAIVLLKDKDPGAFLIRDSHSFQGAYGLALKVATPPPSAQPWKGDPSEQLVRHFLIETGPKGVKIKGCPTEPYFGSLSALVSQHSISPISLPCCLRIPSKDPLEETPEAPVPTNMSTAADLLRQGAACSVLYLTSVETESLTGPQAVAKASSAALSCSPVPVPAIVHFKVSAQGITLTDNQRKLFFRRHYPVNSITFSSTDPQDRRWTNSDGTTSKIFGFVAKKPGSPWENVCHLFAELDPDQPASAIVTFITKVLLGHRK, encoded by the exons CTCTTCAACCTTTCAGAGAAACGGCATGACCTGACCCGCCTGAACCCCAAG GTGCAGGACTTTGGCTGGCCTGAACTACATGCTCCACCTCTGGACAAGTTGTGTTCCATCTGCAAAGCCATGGAGACGTGGCTCAGTGCTGACCTTCAGCACGTGGTCGTGTTATACTGCAAG gGAAACAAAGGCAAGCTTGGGGTCATCGTCTCTGCCTATATGCACTACAGCAAGATCTCTGCAGG GGCAGACCAGGTGCTGGCAACTCTCACCATGAGGAAATTCTGTGAGGACAAGGTGGCCACGGAACTGCAGCCTTCCCAGCGCCG CTACGTCGGCTATTTCAGCGGGCTGCTGTCTGGCTCCATCAGAATGAACAGCAGCCCTCTATTCCTGCACTATGTGTTTGTTCCCGTGCTGCCAGCCTTTGAGCCCAACACAG GCTTCCAGCCCTTCCTCAAGATCTACCAGTCTATGCAGCTGGTCTACACGTCTGGAGTCTA TCGCATCACAGGTCCAGGGCCGCAGCAGCTTTGTATCAGCCTGGAGCCAGCCCTTCTCCTCAAAGGCGATGTCATG GTAACCTGCTACCACAAGGGTGGCCAGGGGACAGACCGGACCCTCGTGTTCCGAGTTCAGTTCCACACGTGCACTATCCATGGGCCACGACTCACCTTCCCCAAGGACCAGCTAGATGAGGCCTGGGCTg ATGAGCGGTTCCCTTTCCAAGCCTCAGTGGAGTTTGTCTTCTCCTCCAGCCCTGAGAAGGTCAAAG GCAACACCCCACGGAACGATCCCTCTGTCTCAGTGGATTACAACACGACAGAGCCCGCTGTGCGCTGGGACTCCTACGAAAACTTCAACCAGCACCATGAGGACAGCGTGGATG GCGCCTTGGCCCACACAAGGGGCCCCCTGGATGGCAGTCCTTATGCCCAGGTGCAGCGGGTCCCCCGCCAGACGCCACCGGCACCTTCTCCAGAGCTCCCCGCACCCCCAATGCTCTCTGTCAGCAGCGACTCCGGGCACTCATCCACGCTCACCACAGAGCACACAGCAGAATCCCCTGGCCGGCCGCCCCCAACTGCTGCTGAAAGACAGGAGCTGGATCGTCTGCTGGGAGGCTGTGGAGTGGCCAGTGCGGGCCGGGGTGCTGGGCGAGAGACCGCCATCCTAGACGATGAAGAGCAGCCTTCTGTGGGTGGAGGCCTGCACCTTGGGATGTATTCGGGCCACAGGCCTGGCCTCAGTCGCCGCTGCTCCTGCCGTCAGGGCTTCCGGGAGCCTTGTGGGGTCCCCAATGGGGGCTACTACCGTCCTGAGGGAACCCTAGAGAGACGACGGCCACCCTACGGGGGCTATGAGGGACAcccccagggctacacagaagccTCTGTGGAGAAGAGGCGCCTCTGCAGGTCACTATCAGAAGGGCCGTATCCTTATGCACCTGAGCTGGGGAAGCCAGCCAATGGGGACTTTGGCTACCGCCCAGCAGGCTACCGGGAGGTGGTGATCCTGGAGGACCCTGGGGTGCCTGCTTTATGCTCATGCCCTGCCTGTGAAGAGAAGCTGGCACTGCCCACCGCAGCCCTGTATGGACTGCGACTAgagagggaggctggagaggggtGGTCCAGCGAGGTAGGCAAGCCTCTCCTGCACCCAGTGAGGCCTGGACACCCATTGCCTCTGCTGGTGCCTGCCTGTGGGCATCATCATGCCCCAATGCCAGACTACGGCTGCCTGAAGCCACCCAAGGTGGGTGAGGAAGGGCATGAGGGATGCTCCTATGCCCTGTGCCCTGACGGCAGGTATGGACACCCAGGGTACCCTGCCCTGGTAACCTATGGCTATGGAGGAGCAGTTCCCAGCTACTGCCCAGCATATGGCCGGGCACCTCACAGTTGTGGATCCCCAAGTGAAGGCAGAGGGTACCCCAGCCCTGGTGCCCACTCACCACGGGCTGGTTCTGTGTCCCCGGGAAGTCCACCCTACCTGCAGTCCAGGAAGCTGGGTCATGAGATTCCTGCAGAGGATGGGAGAGACAAGTACCCACTTCCCGAGCACCTGGCCTCAACAGGACCCTTGGCTTCTACAG AGTCACCTGAACCATCCTGGAGGGATGGCTCCAGTGGACACAGCACACTGCCTCGGTCCCCCCGAGATGCCCAGTGCAGTGCCTCTTCAGAGCTGTCTGGTCCCTCCACGCCCTTGCACACCAGCAGCCCAGTTCAGGGCAAGGAAAG CACCCGACGGCAAGACACCACCAGGTCTCCCTGCTTGGCACCCACTCAGAGACTAAGTCCTGGCGAGGCCTTGCCCTCTGTTGTACAAGGGCCCTCTGTTGTACAAGGGGTCACTGAGAAGACTCCTGAGCTGTTGACAAACAGGCCTGAGCCACTGGGCCCTAGCCCCTTCTCCCAGACCTCTGCACCCAGCTCACCCAATGGCTGGCCTCAGGAAAGGAGCCCAGGGGGCCACACCAACAGTGCCAGTCCTCGGAGCCCCGTGCCAACCACCCTGCCCGGACTCCGCCATGCCCCGTGGCAAGGCCCTCGGGGCCCCTCGGATAGCCCAGATGGCTCCCCTCTTACTCCTGTGCCTACCCAGATGCCCTGGCTTGTGGGAAGCCCAGAACCACCCCAGAGCTCACCCACCCCTGCCTTTCCCCTGGCCACCTCCTATGATGCCAATGGTCCTACCCAGCCTCCACTTCCTGAAAAACGACACCTGCCCGGGTCTGGGCAACAGCCCTCACCCCCAGCCAGAGGCACCAGTCAGCATGTCACCTTTGCATCTCCTCTCCCAGATGTCACCCAACCCCCAG AGCACCCTTTACAAGAAAACCAAAGCAATGTCAAGTTTGTCCAGGATACATCAAAGTTCTGGTACAAGCCACACCTTTCCCGGGACCAAG CCATTGTCCTGCTGAAAGACAAGGATCCTGGGGCCTTCCTGATCAGAGACAGCCATTCATTCCAAGGAGCCTATGGGCTAGCCCTCAAGGTGGCTACACCTCCACCCAGTGCACAGCCCTGGAAAG ggGACCCCTCAGAACAGCTGGTCCGCCATTTCCTCATTGAGACTGGGCCCAAAGGCGTGAAGATCAAGGGTTGTCCCACTGAGCCCTATTTTG GAAGCCTGTCTGCCCTGGTCTCCCAGCATTCCAtctctcccatctccctgccctgCTGTCTGCGAATTCCTAGTAAAG atcctctggaagaaacCCCAGAGGCCCCAGTGCCCACCAACATGAGCACGGCAGCAGACCTCCTTCGTCAGGGAGCAG CCTGCAGTGTGCTCTACCTGACCTCGGTGGAGACAGAGTCACTGACTGGCCCTCAAGCTGTGGCCAAGGCCAGCTCTGCAGCTCTGAGCTGCAGCCCCGTCCCAGTGCCAGCCATTGTCCATTTCAAGGTCTCAGCTCAAGGCATCACACTGACAGACAACCAGAGGAA GCTCTTCTTTCGCCGCCATTACCCAGTGAACAGCATCACCTTCTCTAGCACTGACCCCCAGGACCGCAG ATGGACCAACTCAGATGGAACCACCTCCAA GATCTTTGGTTTTGTGGCCAAGAAGCCAGGAAGTCCCTGGGAAAATGTGTGTCACCTCTTTGCGGAACTTGACCCGGACCAACCGGCAAGTGCCATCGTCACCTTCATCACCAAAGTTCTGCTGGGCCACAGAAAATGA
- the Tns2 gene encoding tensin-2 isoform X5, giving the protein MVFSLADQVLATLTMRKFCEDKVATELQPSQRRYVGYFSGLLSGSIRMNSSPLFLHYVFVPVLPAFEPNTGFQPFLKIYQSMQLVYTSGVYRITGPGPQQLCISLEPALLLKGDVMVTCYHKGGQGTDRTLVFRVQFHTCTIHGPRLTFPKDQLDEAWADERFPFQASVEFVFSSSPEKVKGNTPRNDPSVSVDYNTTEPAVRWDSYENFNQHHEDSVDGALAHTRGPLDGSPYAQVQRVPRQTPPAPSPELPAPPMLSVSSDSGHSSTLTTEHTAESPGRPPPTAAERQELDRLLGGCGVASAGRGAGRETAILDDEEQPSVGGGLHLGMYSGHRPGLSRRCSCRQGFREPCGVPNGGYYRPEGTLERRRPPYGGYEGHPQGYTEASVEKRRLCRSLSEGPYPYAPELGKPANGDFGYRPAGYREVVILEDPGVPALCSCPACEEKLALPTAALYGLRLEREAGEGWSSEVGKPLLHPVRPGHPLPLLVPACGHHHAPMPDYGCLKPPKVGEEGHEGCSYALCPDGRYGHPGYPALVTYGYGGAVPSYCPAYGRAPHSCGSPSEGRGYPSPGAHSPRAGSVSPGSPPYLQSRKLGHEIPAEDGRDKYPLPEHLASTGPLASTESPEPSWRDGSSGHSTLPRSPRDAQCSASSELSGPSTPLHTSSPVQGKESTRRQDTTRSPCLAPTQRLSPGEALPSVVQGPSVVQGVTEKTPELLTNRPEPLGPSPFSQTSAPSSPNGWPQERSPGGHTNSASPRSPVPTTLPGLRHAPWQGPRGPSDSPDGSPLTPVPTQMPWLVGSPEPPQSSPTPAFPLATSYDANGPTQPPLPEKRHLPGSGQQPSPPARGTSQHVTFASPLPDVTQPPEHPLQENQSNVKFVQDTSKFWYKPHLSRDQAIVLLKDKDPGAFLIRDSHSFQGAYGLALKVATPPPSAQPWKGDPSEQLVRHFLIETGPKGVKIKGCPTEPYFGSLSALVSQHSISPISLPCCLRIPSKDPLEETPEAPVPTNMSTAADLLRQGAACSVLYLTSVETESLTGPQAVAKASSAALSCSPVPVPAIVHFKVSAQGITLTDNQRKLFFRRHYPVNSITFSSTDPQDRRWTNSDGTTSKIFGFVAKKPGSPWENVCHLFAELDPDQPASAIVTFITKVLLGHRK; this is encoded by the exons ATGGTGTTCTCTTT GGCAGACCAGGTGCTGGCAACTCTCACCATGAGGAAATTCTGTGAGGACAAGGTGGCCACGGAACTGCAGCCTTCCCAGCGCCG CTACGTCGGCTATTTCAGCGGGCTGCTGTCTGGCTCCATCAGAATGAACAGCAGCCCTCTATTCCTGCACTATGTGTTTGTTCCCGTGCTGCCAGCCTTTGAGCCCAACACAG GCTTCCAGCCCTTCCTCAAGATCTACCAGTCTATGCAGCTGGTCTACACGTCTGGAGTCTA TCGCATCACAGGTCCAGGGCCGCAGCAGCTTTGTATCAGCCTGGAGCCAGCCCTTCTCCTCAAAGGCGATGTCATG GTAACCTGCTACCACAAGGGTGGCCAGGGGACAGACCGGACCCTCGTGTTCCGAGTTCAGTTCCACACGTGCACTATCCATGGGCCACGACTCACCTTCCCCAAGGACCAGCTAGATGAGGCCTGGGCTg ATGAGCGGTTCCCTTTCCAAGCCTCAGTGGAGTTTGTCTTCTCCTCCAGCCCTGAGAAGGTCAAAG GCAACACCCCACGGAACGATCCCTCTGTCTCAGTGGATTACAACACGACAGAGCCCGCTGTGCGCTGGGACTCCTACGAAAACTTCAACCAGCACCATGAGGACAGCGTGGATG GCGCCTTGGCCCACACAAGGGGCCCCCTGGATGGCAGTCCTTATGCCCAGGTGCAGCGGGTCCCCCGCCAGACGCCACCGGCACCTTCTCCAGAGCTCCCCGCACCCCCAATGCTCTCTGTCAGCAGCGACTCCGGGCACTCATCCACGCTCACCACAGAGCACACAGCAGAATCCCCTGGCCGGCCGCCCCCAACTGCTGCTGAAAGACAGGAGCTGGATCGTCTGCTGGGAGGCTGTGGAGTGGCCAGTGCGGGCCGGGGTGCTGGGCGAGAGACCGCCATCCTAGACGATGAAGAGCAGCCTTCTGTGGGTGGAGGCCTGCACCTTGGGATGTATTCGGGCCACAGGCCTGGCCTCAGTCGCCGCTGCTCCTGCCGTCAGGGCTTCCGGGAGCCTTGTGGGGTCCCCAATGGGGGCTACTACCGTCCTGAGGGAACCCTAGAGAGACGACGGCCACCCTACGGGGGCTATGAGGGACAcccccagggctacacagaagccTCTGTGGAGAAGAGGCGCCTCTGCAGGTCACTATCAGAAGGGCCGTATCCTTATGCACCTGAGCTGGGGAAGCCAGCCAATGGGGACTTTGGCTACCGCCCAGCAGGCTACCGGGAGGTGGTGATCCTGGAGGACCCTGGGGTGCCTGCTTTATGCTCATGCCCTGCCTGTGAAGAGAAGCTGGCACTGCCCACCGCAGCCCTGTATGGACTGCGACTAgagagggaggctggagaggggtGGTCCAGCGAGGTAGGCAAGCCTCTCCTGCACCCAGTGAGGCCTGGACACCCATTGCCTCTGCTGGTGCCTGCCTGTGGGCATCATCATGCCCCAATGCCAGACTACGGCTGCCTGAAGCCACCCAAGGTGGGTGAGGAAGGGCATGAGGGATGCTCCTATGCCCTGTGCCCTGACGGCAGGTATGGACACCCAGGGTACCCTGCCCTGGTAACCTATGGCTATGGAGGAGCAGTTCCCAGCTACTGCCCAGCATATGGCCGGGCACCTCACAGTTGTGGATCCCCAAGTGAAGGCAGAGGGTACCCCAGCCCTGGTGCCCACTCACCACGGGCTGGTTCTGTGTCCCCGGGAAGTCCACCCTACCTGCAGTCCAGGAAGCTGGGTCATGAGATTCCTGCAGAGGATGGGAGAGACAAGTACCCACTTCCCGAGCACCTGGCCTCAACAGGACCCTTGGCTTCTACAG AGTCACCTGAACCATCCTGGAGGGATGGCTCCAGTGGACACAGCACACTGCCTCGGTCCCCCCGAGATGCCCAGTGCAGTGCCTCTTCAGAGCTGTCTGGTCCCTCCACGCCCTTGCACACCAGCAGCCCAGTTCAGGGCAAGGAAAG CACCCGACGGCAAGACACCACCAGGTCTCCCTGCTTGGCACCCACTCAGAGACTAAGTCCTGGCGAGGCCTTGCCCTCTGTTGTACAAGGGCCCTCTGTTGTACAAGGGGTCACTGAGAAGACTCCTGAGCTGTTGACAAACAGGCCTGAGCCACTGGGCCCTAGCCCCTTCTCCCAGACCTCTGCACCCAGCTCACCCAATGGCTGGCCTCAGGAAAGGAGCCCAGGGGGCCACACCAACAGTGCCAGTCCTCGGAGCCCCGTGCCAACCACCCTGCCCGGACTCCGCCATGCCCCGTGGCAAGGCCCTCGGGGCCCCTCGGATAGCCCAGATGGCTCCCCTCTTACTCCTGTGCCTACCCAGATGCCCTGGCTTGTGGGAAGCCCAGAACCACCCCAGAGCTCACCCACCCCTGCCTTTCCCCTGGCCACCTCCTATGATGCCAATGGTCCTACCCAGCCTCCACTTCCTGAAAAACGACACCTGCCCGGGTCTGGGCAACAGCCCTCACCCCCAGCCAGAGGCACCAGTCAGCATGTCACCTTTGCATCTCCTCTCCCAGATGTCACCCAACCCCCAG AGCACCCTTTACAAGAAAACCAAAGCAATGTCAAGTTTGTCCAGGATACATCAAAGTTCTGGTACAAGCCACACCTTTCCCGGGACCAAG CCATTGTCCTGCTGAAAGACAAGGATCCTGGGGCCTTCCTGATCAGAGACAGCCATTCATTCCAAGGAGCCTATGGGCTAGCCCTCAAGGTGGCTACACCTCCACCCAGTGCACAGCCCTGGAAAG ggGACCCCTCAGAACAGCTGGTCCGCCATTTCCTCATTGAGACTGGGCCCAAAGGCGTGAAGATCAAGGGTTGTCCCACTGAGCCCTATTTTG GAAGCCTGTCTGCCCTGGTCTCCCAGCATTCCAtctctcccatctccctgccctgCTGTCTGCGAATTCCTAGTAAAG atcctctggaagaaacCCCAGAGGCCCCAGTGCCCACCAACATGAGCACGGCAGCAGACCTCCTTCGTCAGGGAGCAG CCTGCAGTGTGCTCTACCTGACCTCGGTGGAGACAGAGTCACTGACTGGCCCTCAAGCTGTGGCCAAGGCCAGCTCTGCAGCTCTGAGCTGCAGCCCCGTCCCAGTGCCAGCCATTGTCCATTTCAAGGTCTCAGCTCAAGGCATCACACTGACAGACAACCAGAGGAA GCTCTTCTTTCGCCGCCATTACCCAGTGAACAGCATCACCTTCTCTAGCACTGACCCCCAGGACCGCAG ATGGACCAACTCAGATGGAACCACCTCCAA GATCTTTGGTTTTGTGGCCAAGAAGCCAGGAAGTCCCTGGGAAAATGTGTGTCACCTCTTTGCGGAACTTGACCCGGACCAACCGGCAAGTGCCATCGTCACCTTCATCACCAAAGTTCTGCTGGGCCACAGAAAATGA
- the Spryd3 gene encoding SPRY domain-containing protein 3 — MRRTRRPRFVLMNKMDDLNLHYRFLNWRRRIREIREVRAFRYQERFKHILVDGDTLSYHGNSGEVGCYVASRPLTKDSNYFEVSIVDSGVRGTIAVGLVPQYYSLDHQPGWLPDSVAYHADDGKLYNGRAKGRQFGSKCNSGDRIGCGIEPVSFDVQTAQIFFTKNGKRVGSTIMPMSPDGLFPAVGMHSLGEEVRLHLNAELGREDDSVMMVDSYEDEWGRLHDVRVCGTLLEYLGKGKSIVDVGLAQARHPLSTRSHYFEVEIVDPGEKCYIALGLARKDYPKNRHPGWSRGSVAYHADDGKIFHGSGVGDPFGPRCYKGDIMGCGIMFPRDYILDSEGDSDDSCDTVILSPTARAVRNVRNVMYLHQEGEEEEEEEEEEEDGEEIEQEHEGKKVVVFFTRNGKIIGKKDAVVPPGGFFPTVGMLSCGEKVKVDLHPLSG; from the exons ATGAGGAGGACGCGGCGGCCCCG GTTTGTTCTCATGAACAAGATGGATGACCTCAACTTGCACTACCGGTTTCTGAACTGGCGAAGGAGGATTCGGGAGATCCGAGAGGTCCGGGCCTTCCGATATCAGGAGAGGTTCAAGCATATCCTTGTAGATGGTGACACTTTGAG TTACCATGGAAATTCTGGTGAAGTTGGCTGCTACGTGGCATCTCGACCCCTGACCAAGGACAGCAATTATTTTGAG GTATCGATCGTGGACAGTGGCGTCCGAGGCACCATTGCTGTGGGGCTGGTCCCTCAGTACTACAGCTTGGATCACCAGCCTGGCTGGTTGCCTGACTCTGTAGCCTACCATGCTGATGATGGCAA GCTGTACAATGGCCGAGCCAAGGGGCGCCAGTTTGGGTCAAAGTGCAACTCTGGGGACCGAATCGGCTGTGGCATTGAGCCTGTGTCTTTTGATGTGCAGACTGCCCAGATCTTCTTCACCAAAAATGGGAAACGG GTGGGCTCCACCATCATGCCCATGTCCCCAGATGGGCTCTTCCCTGCGGTCGGTATGCATTCCTTGGGTGAGGAGGTGAGGCTGCACCTCAATGCCGAGCTGGGCCGTGAGGATGACAGCGTCATGATGGTGGACAGTTACGAGGATGAATGGGGCCGGCTGCATGACGTCAGAGTCTGTGGGACG CTGCTGGAGTATTTGGGGAAGGGCAAGAGCATCGTGGACGTGGGCCTGGCTCAGGCTCGGCACCCGCTCAGCACCCGTAGCCATTACTTTGAGGTGGAGATTGTGGACCCTGGAGAGAAGTGCTATATCGCCTTGGGGCTGGCCCGGAAG GATTATCCCAAGAACAGACACCCTGGCTGGAGCAGAGGGTCTGTAGCCTACCATGCAG ATGACGGGAAGATCTTCCATGGCAGTGGTGTGGGGGACCCCTTTGGGCCACGCTGTTACAAAGGGGACATTATGGGCTGTGGAATCATGTTCCCCCGGGACTACATTCTGGACAGTGAGG GGGACAGTGATGACAGTTGTGACACAGTGATCTTGTCCCCGACTGCCCGGGCTGTTCGGAATGTCCGAAATGTCATGTACCTGCaccaggaaggggaagaggaagaggaggaagaagaggaggaggaagatggcgAAGAGATAGAACAGGAGCATGAAGGCAAGAAGGTGGTG GTCTTCTTCACCCGGAACGGCAAGATCATAGGGAAGAAGGATGCTGTCGTGCCGCCCGGAGGCTTCTTCCCCACTGTTGGCATGCTCAGCTGTGGGGAGAAAGTGAAAGTCGACCTGCACCCCTTGAGTGGCTAG